The Emys orbicularis isolate rEmyOrb1 chromosome 4, rEmyOrb1.hap1, whole genome shotgun sequence genomic sequence aggggggtcctctgagctctttaagtttgattaccctgtaaagttgttttccatcctgattttacagagatgatttttacctttttctttaattaaaagccttctttttaagaacctgattgatttttccttgtttttagatccaagggggttggatcttgatccaccaggagttggtgggaggaaggaggggggatggttaatttctccttgttttaagatccaaggggtttggatctgtattcaccagggaattggtgaaaggtttctcaaggcttcccagggaagggaattagctttgggaatggtggcagcggaccagatctaagctggtagttaagcttagaagttttcatgcaggcccccacatttgtaccctaaagttcagagtggggaagcagccttgacaatgtACATCCCAACTATTCTTTTCTTTGAAATTAACACTAGTGTGCaacataggaaacaaaaggtaacagaaagggaagagagaaatcTGGCAGCAATAACCTTTGCTAGTAACCATCTATCTACAGCTATAAAACGGGTGGGGGAATTGAGTACCTTTCTGTCCTGCCTCCTACTCATGTGACCAAGAACCAGATTGTTCATAGGGAGCAAAACATGGCGAATGGGAAGTCTTAATTATCCCTAATTTTGTCTGACCCTTAGGAGCTGCACAGGCCTGCATAGGGTGTAAATGTTTCAAATGTGCTCATGAGAATTAGGCACTTAGCTGATTTAGAACATTCTActagtgcctaaatacctttaaaaaactggCCTTAAATGCCTGTCACTTTAGGATACAGGgcttagactcctaagtcactttgatGCCTTTAAAATTTGTACCATGTGTGCCAAATGTTTAGAGCCCTGGTCAGCACAGGCTATTGCATTGTCTGCAGCTCCTGGGATATGTTGTCTACCTTCTGCCCTAAGACAGGTAGATATTGAAGCACCTGATCTTGAAAAACTGCTATCTGGGCATAGTCTCCACTGGGAAAACAGTTTGTATGCCCTATGACCAGTAGTGGCATAGGAATAGATCCAACAATAGTTACATGCACATGTACTATGACAGAGGCTTTTAGAGCAGAAGACAACCCAAAAACTGTGTGAGCAACTTACTCAGCTCATTcactatacagtaactcctcacagGAGGAGAACGGGGGgactaatatcagggtgtccccctgctcctgcaccccacttaccccttctccatatagagcagggaggggatacaaacggagagagacagagagattctggggcagcagctgctgtctcaacttcctgatccacttaaaaagacaatgcacttaagagtgggtcagcttacttaaaggggcagtgtgcatctctctctctctcccacacacaaggtgtgtgtctgtctctgtctaccatgctgtctcccctccctcctgttcatgctgccttgATGAGAGACTACATTAGCaacatgttaacccttgagggctcagccaagtgctagttcatcatttagcagcaaggcattccctgggaaatatccctctctcttccaccctctTACTCcgccacctcaaccaagcttcacaatcatcattgctgtgaacagtattaaattgtttgtttaaaatgtatactgtgtgtatatctatataatatatagttttttgtctggtgaaaaaaattcccctggaacctaacacccccctcccccccatgtacattatttcttatggggaaattggattcgcttaacatcgtttcgcttaaagttgcatttttcaggaacatataACTACagcattaagcgaggagttactgtactattcTGCCTCCCCAGTGTCCACAGTTAAAGTACTGTGCCTTCTCTGTGTGTCTGCTATTGCTGCAACATGCTCTTCTTATGACAGCATTTTGTACACAGAAAGAGCACCCTTTCTCCCTAACATCTCCCTTTTGACCTCACACCTGGTCAAGCAGTAATTCTGCCCACATTTTGCGCCTACAGCATATAGTAGTTGTGCTCACAACTTTTCCCCTACATGTAAATTTTAGTGGGGTGGGGTTAAGAATTTTTGTGCATACTAGTTCCTGAGTTTACAGTGATTGGGTTGTACTAAGAGTGCAATCTGTCCTCATTGGCTGCATCAACACTTAAACGTTTAGCAATTCTCCCACTGCTGGCTAGCACCAGTGCAATTCCGCTGGTGCCAAGAGCACCAGTGTAGAAAGACTACAAGCATTTCTTGTTTTGACTTGTtcagtgcaagtgtagacaacAGCGATAAACACACTCCCAGTAGGAGCACTAGTTTAGACAATTGCTAGTATTTGTGGAATTGCACAAGCATTAGAACAATGGTGAGATAACAGCTAAGTTTTTTCTAGGGTGGAGAAGGTCATATGCACGACTGGCCACATTTTGTACCTTTTTAGACATTaacaatgaaatatttcattgttttaaagggtacgtcttcacttacatccgggtccggatgtaagcaatcggttttctgagttcgatttatcgcgtctggttaagacgcgataaatcgatcccggatcgatcccggaagtgccccaaatcgatcccggaagtgctcgccttcgacgctggtactccagctcggcgagcggagtacgcagcatcgacgggggagccttcctgccgcgtctggaccgcggtaacttcggactaaggtacttcgaattcagctacgttattaacgtagctgaatttgcgtaccttagtccgaagtggggggattagtgtagacctggccaaagaTCCAAACTTGACCTGTTTGTGTTCAAAGGCTGTATCTGTGAAAAGCTCTGTGGTTGTCCCTTCAACaacaataaacagaaaaaaattgtgCGCCACAGAACTTGTGAATTCACTAACTGGTGAGTGTGTTTGTATTCAGTTGTTTACATTTACCATCATATTTAGCATGGAACATTGTTATTTTGGTATTAGTAGACTCAGCAATCATGGACAGATGTATAACTAGTATcctttcattttggtttttttttaatgcaattccATAATTAAAATCAATACTGATACTTGCATTCTTTATTATGTTTGCTTTATTGATGTATTCAGAATGTATTATGGGGGTTCAACATAGAATGGTTTTTGCATTACTGAATATTAAAATAGCTAGCTGCAATCTCAGTCTAAAAGTTTACTTGCAATAGGTGTATTTTCATATCAAAAGAGAAAGCTAAAATGTTTATAGTCTGCACAATGCTGATATTTTACTTTGAATACCTGGACGATTCATACAGGAATACCTGAATACTGTATATCTATAAACATATACAAAATTAAGAATAACAATTAATAGAAAAATACAAGGCATCTTTGCCATTCATGTTTACTGTAATATATAGCCAGTCATAAGTTATTAAAAATATACACTACAAAAAGCCTGATAAATATGACCCTTTCTGTACCATTCGTAACTGCTTAGCATTTTACAACCAACAGCACAAAATGAGAAAAATGAAAGAAACCCCAGATTGATAGTTGAACAGGAAAGTGCTGTGGTTGGTAACAAAAGCTTACTACCTATAAAACAggttataaaaaaaatatttgggtcAGAATGTATTGTCCACTTCAGATGCTTGATATATAATAATTCATTGTAAGGTATTTAATTTTAACCACATGCATATATGGGTACAAATATGGACAAAATCAAATGGaagagagatttttcaaaagctgtttttcatattttaaaaacaatatgagGGTTTAAATCTGTTTTAAGTGGCTTCATAAAGAATTGTTCCAAAAGTAATCACCTGCTGGCTATGGTATACtctatctttctttcttcctACTTACGTCCCCTCCACCTGGTTGAGTAACTCACTATAGACAAGTTAAGGTTGGTGATCTGAGCTCATTTTGGATGTCAGTCTGTATGCCCTCAATTCCAACTGAAGGCTCTAATCTAGTCTCTATGGCCCTGCCTGGAACTTTGACTTTTTACAAGTGTAAATGACTAGACAATGTAAAACACTACTAAATAAGCATGGCAGCATTTTACTCCCACATGTAAATGACTACCCtatgtgcaaggcagtggagaaaatCAGACCCATTGAATTtactgggaattttgccattgactttaataggaataGGAAGACAGTTTAGCCCAAGGCCCAGATggtcaaagctatttaggcatctatcacccattgaaattgatgggaattaggtgtctaaatatcttttgaggatctaggcctaaaCACTTGATAGGATTGCTCCTTGGGAGCTGGCGAAAGTGACCAGGTATTCTTTTGAAACCAGATCTACTAGCCAAATTAGAGTGTCATTTGCTGTAGAAGGCTCTCATCCAATAGAACAAGACTCTTTTGCTTTATTCTGACACACATCCTCTTACAAACCACCCATTGTAATAATAGCTGAAGTAGCTGTTGCACAAATGGAACACTGAAAACATTTCTGTGAAAACTACGTGTTCCCAATCTTGTCTTTTCATCACAATAGTGAGAGCGCCTTCTGGAATAAATCAAGAAACTTCAACTGTATATTTTGAATACAAGGTGTTAGATAGCTAAAAGTATATTAATTTTCATGTGTAAGGAGACATTCAGCAAATGACAGCCCACAAATGTAGGAGCTAAGTTACCTTGTATTTTTTGTATATACATACAGCTGATATCTGGTACCTTAAGTGTAatgtatgcttaactttaaatatgaATTGAGGGCTgttaataaacatttaaaatagctTTTGGCAAAATCCTGCAGTCCCTAATCAAGCAAAACTTGCAATGTCGTCACTGGACTCTTTTATTTGAGTTTAGAAAGCAGAGTGCGATTCTTTGTATCTTATCCCAAGACTTTGACTGTGTATTAAAAGAATGGGATATCTGCACTGTAGAGAGACCTTCCCAGCTTTCTTGATTTAGTTTCAACAAAGTGACCAACAGCCTTTCCTTTACTGTTTAGAGTTCAAGAAATCTCTACAAATGCCTCTAACAACATCAGGAACAATCTGCTCCAATCCTGTGAACTCTCTTGTGAAGAAATTGTGCGACTCTCTTGGTTGGGAGGCCATGTCTTTCAGATCATCCAGTGGTGCCCAGGCAACACCAATAGAGAAGACTGTAATACctatagtatttaaaaaaaaaaaaaaaaaaaaaaaaaaacacatgtaaGCCCAAGAAGTTTGTAGATAGAAGGAAAATAGCTCTCCAAATTTACATTTACTGGATTAATttggaccaaaaaaaaagcaaaatatgcaGCTGGCCAAAGACAATGGGACTCTTACCACTAGACTTCAGCAGGAACAACATTGGGTCCTAAATATTTGGAACCAGAGGAGGTTTTCTGCTTTCACTTAAACAAGTTTACAGTAAGAAGCATGGAGCAACTTATAAGGCTAGCATTTTAGATATTTTATAATACTGCCTATGAAAGAAGTAGTGATGTCATTAAACTTTGATAAGACACACGGAATGGAAGTCTGATCTATTGTGTACTAGATACCAATTTAATAGCTGAAAGATTTTCTGAACAATAGGACTGAATCATTGTGCTCAGTCAGTTCTCTCAAGTGACAGTAGTTCAGAGAGGCTTTTTAGCCAAACCACCTTCCCCCCCAGTTGATGATGATGGTAGAAGTCAAGTTTAATACCATACTGGCTATGCCTCAAGCTTGAGCtgataggatttttttctttcagattttCAATCTGTAATAACCTGCTTTTACTTACATATGTAAATTTACAACATTTATACTGCACATAATGAGACAGGAAAATAGCTAAAGAGCAATGACTAGAAAAAGACCAAGACATTGCGTCTGTAGTTTTGGTGAGTAGAGTGCAAGAAATTTTCAAGTCTGAAAACAGGATAGTTGGTTCATAAACTGTAATGTCAACTGATTCAgataattttctttaaaagtgtcatacaattatttaaaataaatggggtTGTTTGGTGTTTAGAGCAGAGGACAGGGAATGGGGAAATCTAgtttctatttctagctctgtgACCTGTAGGAAACCATTTAACTCCGTTTTACAAAGATGCTAGCTGAGGTTAATATGTTATGCTGAAAAGTGCTAGTAATTGCTAGTAAAAGACAGCCAGTGGGTGTGCCATGCATTCTTTCAGGTTCTACAGAAGGAGCAATCAATCTCCTTCATGTATTGAAAACAGCTGCAGACAGTGGAGGTGATGGCCCAAGGCAATAGGTTGTGTGGCCGGCCAGAGCTAATGCAGATAGCTTAACAGGAGTTTATCTGGTTACAAGCACAGTGGTAGGATATTGTTTGTAGACTGTGGGTGCTGGAAGCAGAAAGCCCGGAAAGGAGGTGAGTGTATGACCCGGAGAGGAAGCAGAGGGACagagcttcttgggcacagaacTTGCTGGAGTGGCAGAGTTGCGGATTTCTGAGTAAGGAAGTTGCCTGCTGCTGTTTGTCGCTACTATGATCAGGGAAACAAGCCTTTGTGTGCCTATTTTATAAATAAACACGATGGCACAAGAAAGCACCCAActcatgtcactgatttctcaCCCTAGCAACCAACCTTGCAAGGTCCTGAATTGTGGCTAACTGTTTGGGCCAAAGGGGCAACAACACTTTACTAGCTCACCGGGGTAAAATGAGATTTAATTAATGTCTACAAAGTTCTTTgagtccttctccccccaccccccaccgtgAAAGACACTACAGGAGTGTGAAATATTGACCTCCAGTTTCTTTTGTTGTGTCTCAATCATTTTACCTGCTTTGTGTGCCGCAGCAGCAGGACCTCTAACATCATCGTAAGACTGACCATCAGTCAAAACAACAAGGAAATTTTTGTTGGGTCCATCTCTCACAGGTCCAAACACGTTTCTGGTTGTGAAAGAAATGGCATCACCAGTAGCGGTACCACCGCTCATGTAACGAATGCCCCGCACAGCAGAGAGAACCTTCTCCTTTGTGGTATAGTCAGTGAAGCTGAACTCCATACGCTGATCATAGGTGAACTGCACGGCTGCAATTTTGGAACCAATATCAGAGATCTCAAAGGCTTTGGCAACATTACTGATGAATTCAAGCACGAGGCGGAAGTTGCTGTCTCCAACACTGCTAGAGCCATCTATCAGAAAAGCTATATTGACAGAGTTGTAGCAAGTTTTGCTACACAGCATCTGCTCATGAGAACACAATTTTTGGACAAGAGGTTTTACGTATTTGGTAGTACCAAACCAGGTGGGTATATGGTAAGAGAAGAAGCCATTGTTTCGACAGACAgcctgttaaaaaaacaaaacatgcatacaAAGATTTCTGTTGAATGTACTATTAAAGATGTAtataaatcattttaatttaatagTTTGATAGGAATCTAGGGTCTTatttcccccaaccccctccttccccgAAATGCTGACCACCTGGAACTCCAGTTGAAGTTAATGTttacaaggagtaatggtctcaagttgcataggggaagtttaggtttgatattaggaaaaaaaatttcactaggagggtggtgaagcactggaatgggttacctagggaggtggtggaatctccttccttagaggtttttaaggtcaggcttgacaaagccctggctgggatgatttttagttgggaattggtcctgctttgagcagggggttggactagatgacctcctgaggtcccttccaaccctgatattctatgattctaatgggaGCTGTAGATGCTGATCCTCTCTAAGAATTAGCAGTACTCCTAAAAAGATGAAGGATAAAAGCTGGAAGTTctaattatacattttaaatcttgaACCAAAGAGACAAAGGGCATACAAGTATATAAAGAATGGAGGGTTTTAGATTTTGCTTCAAAGTATAATTACCTAATTTTCTGTGATGGCTTCTAATTTTGCAAATACAATTTTGTATATACGGTTAATTGTAGATACAAACATGTAGTCAGATGTCTGCATGAAATCACAAATCAGGTAAGTATCTAGTTACTATTATTTATGCTAGCGAGCAAGGATGGGCATAAAATTGTGGGAGGCAAAACCGTGCCCACTAAAATGAGTAGAAAACCTGGCTCTaaataacttcatttttaaatggcCTTTTCAACATTTATGGAGGAGTCTCATATAATTTAATGGTTTAAAACCAAGAAGGCTATACAAAAATCACAGCAAAAACCTTTAGAATATAATAGTGATATTATTCCTACAGAGTGCTTAAACCATCCTTTAGAATTTTATATCTGGGATATAATTCACTTATTGTACAAGATGGTTGACAAACTCTTTTAAAAACTCTATTACATATGTATGACTTTTTCATTTGGAGTTTAGGCTGGAGGAAACTTAGTCATTTGAAATGTGTAATACCCATGAGTGAAGAGTAAATTACATTGAGGATATTCTCTCATACCTTGTCAACAAAACCAACATCTTGAACCATTCCCTGTTCCTCAGTTGTGGGTCTTGCTACAGACACAATGAATACATTAATGCCAAATTCTCTGGCTACTATTCCAGCTTCTTCTATATCATCTGAGGGCCAGCCATCTATGAAAACTACGACGATCTTAGGAATCCCTCTGCGTACTCCATTTTCCAGAGAGAAGAATCTCTGAGCTGTGTGTTTCAAGGCTTTTCCTAgttttgaacaggaaaaggagaaTCTGAAGAAGCTATTTCACAACTGGGAAATTGGGTTTCTGTACCAGTCGAGTAGTACTGGATGTAACCCTTTCTAAAGCAGGTAAAGACTGTTCATACTGAGGAGAAGACCAGATACTGGGAATGCCACCTCTCTtcagagaattttaaaaacatctggTGGAAAGATTTAATAGATCTGTAGGATACGTAATTTTAGTTAATCAGACAGAACTTTCCTGGCTGTACTGCCAGGATTATAAATTAaaggatttttaaacattttgaattgtttctttcacACTAACTTGATAGGGAGAGTAACACACAAACATGAGTACCATGACcttcaaaacaataaaccaacCTAGAAACATCCCTATTCTAGCTCCAGGCTAATTTCCATTACACTGGttggaggtagggttgccaactttgtaatatttaaaaaacggACACTCCAGCGGAAGTGCTggaacctccccttccccctgaggaCCTGTCCCTGCCTTTCCCCCCTAGTCCTCACTGCTGCCCCAAACtcttcccccactgcccctctcctgccctgtcCCTTTCCCCTGAAGCCCTTCCCCCCGTTAgttcctcttttcccccctctgtcTGTCACTCActgcttttctcctttcccccgCTCCCTGTGTGGGCCGGGAGGGACTCGCCTGCAGAactagggctgggagctgcagctgcctgatgccggtaggaggtggccctggtTGAGTAGGGGCTGACATGGGTGATGACTTGGTGCCTCTCCCACCTGCAATAACcggactttgggtgtccagtcagtagatctgactggacaccaTCAGGTCCCCTTTTTTACTGGACTTCCTGGTCGTAAACTGGAGACCTGGCCACCCTAGTTGGAGGACTTAGATCTTCCTAAAatgtagaattttcaaaaggaccttgGAAGACTGAGACACAAATTCCTCTCAGTTggagtgtaaatctggagttagTCCACTGACATATATGATGTTACTGTGGCTTTATCCCGGTGTAATAGCAAAATTTTCTCCTGGGAACTCCAGATAACACAGAAGTTTGAGTGGCCTGTAAGTCACAAATCAATAGAAAGTACAGTAATTTCCAACTGAACAAAAGTAAGTGGAACTTTATGCGTAGGTCTAGTCAGCCCTATGGAAATAAATACTCCAAGGAAGCTCACTTGAAGTGGAAgggtgaaactgaggcagtggTGGAAGTAGAGTTTAACTCTTACTGGAACGGTTCCGACCCCGCATCCCCCCCCTCACAAAAAATGTTCCGTgactagagccctgcgcggatataAATTTATACCCACGGATGCAGATATCCGTGGATAGAAATCGGTATCTgctgaaccgcagggctctcccaggaactaaagtggtgaaaggagcagaacgtgtgGCCGCCACTCCCGAGAGcccacaccggcagctcctccggcatggCTGTACCGCCCTCAGCCCTGTACTCTGGCAGgtctgtacagaccccagacaggagaagCAGTTGCGtagaagggctgggggcagtacagccattccagaggagctgccggtgaggggcagtggctcctgggagcagtggccccatgttctgctcctttcaccgctgcggttcccaggagagccctgtggttcagCAGATACCAATTTCTTTCTGCAGATATCTGCATCTGCGagtataaatttgtatccacgCAAGGCTCTACAATTCATTCTTGAAAATGTCTTTCTTGTATGGAGTACTGGCAATAAATATCTTAACAGTATGGCTTACCTGACTGTACTGGCTTACTAGCACCACTGAACTGAGGGCACTGTTCCACTTTGCTTCATGACTTAATGTGTATATATTTGAGATATTCTACTTCTTCCTCTCATATTCCATTTCCCTTCAgaaacatttacttttttttttaatatgctctGATTACCCCAGACAGTCTGCAAGTCGTTCTACTATAAATGATGCATATTTGTTTCAGGAAACAAAGCTGTTCCCTGTAAACAAATCCGTGACTCTTTAAACAGTGGAAATTACTATCACATTTGTATTGTGGTGCAATGTTATGTGGAACTTCATCTTCTAAAAACTGAATTTAGGACAGGCCAACATTTTAATACAAAACAAAGTGACAACAATAACATTCTTTGGTACAATTAGTTCTTATCCTGTCTCTGATCAGATTTGTACTCACCTGTATTGGAGTTGCCTCCTCTGAAGCCAATTTCCTTTATGGCAAACAAAACATCTTTTGCTGCAGTAAAGTTTTTCAGATAAAATTCAGTTTTTGGATGCTCACTATGTGAAAAATAAAGCAACCAGTTAAAAAGCAGACATACATAACCAATCttaaaatagaaatgaaatgCCTTTTACCCTGCTTAAGGGCAGAATCCAGGATTCTGAGTTTTGTCAGCAATAGTTGATGATAATTCTTAAAACAGAGTAGGGACCCTTACTCTTTGCAGTGTCTGTGATTATCTCAAAGACAGCAGAAGGAATCAAATTCAGAACAGAGGTCTTGGCAGGTAAGGAGGGAATGatttttgttaattttaaaatgtattcatttgctGTTTTTTGTATACTGTTATAGggacaaattttgctctcagttatacCTCTTGTAAATGGAACTACTTTTGAGTCACATTGGAGTAAGTCAGAAATGAATTTGGCCAATTTTTCTATTGTTGAATTTGGATCTTAAACATTtgctaaatatattttatttttttaaatttcttttaaatgaaaatagtTTGAGTAATGTAATTTGTATGGATTTTAGATGTGCTAGCTAAttactctttatttttaaaaaaaggaaaattttagctgcaatgaatttcaccctctgactCCTAATTTAGGGCAATCAAAACACTAAATTAAAAACTAGTTGTGTCGTGAACTGTAAGAAGTACATTTGGTCTCA encodes the following:
- the COCH gene encoding cochlin, which encodes MRSWKGLKRARDSRRCHRHQPQQQRVGQRRQPGSVLQLPGVPVCAAAMSPVLMLLGGFLLASPVRASDGSAPTTITCLTRGVDLRKARADVLCPADCPLWQFYVFGNVVYASLSSICGAAIHRGVITNAGGTVRVQTLPGQENYSAVYANGIQSQVLTRWASSFSVAGTKSGALEAAGRPLSTARPSTGKRLKKLLEKTVGNKDCKADIAFLIDGSYNIGQRRFNLQKNFVGKVAVMLRIGTEGPHVGVVQASEHPKTEFYLKNFTAAKDVLFAIKEIGFRGGNSNTGKALKHTAQRFFSLENGVRRGIPKIVVVFIDGWPSDDIEEAGIVAREFGINVFIVSVARPTTEEQGMVQDVGFVDKAVCRNNGFFSYHIPTWFGTTKYVKPLVQKLCSHEQMLCSKTCYNSVNIAFLIDGSSSVGDSNFRLVLEFISNVAKAFEISDIGSKIAAVQFTYDQRMEFSFTDYTTKEKVLSAVRGIRYMSGGTATGDAISFTTRNVFGPVRDGPNKNFLVVLTDGQSYDDVRGPAAAAHKAGITVFSIGVAWAPLDDLKDMASQPRESHNFFTREFTGLEQIVPDVVRGICRDFLNSKQ